The Myxococcales bacterium region GTGAAGCTCGACCCAAGGAGATCTCGACCAGTCGGCGAAGTTGCTCTGGTAACGCTTGCCCTTCACATCCTCCGCTGAGGGCGGCACGCTCGCGCGGGACGTCGGCGGGAAGTGCCGCATGGCTCGCCCTTGCTCCGGTTTCGTTCCTGCGGGCTGATCGCGATCGGACTTGTCGTAATAGTCGGCGGCGGCGGCGGCGAGCGCCTGCACCGAACCGATGGCCTCGGCGGTCCGCGAGTGCCGCACCCAGCGCGCCGTGCCATACATGCCCAAGGCAGCCACGACGCACGTTAGCGCGAGGGCGTTGATCAGCTCGAGCAGCGTGAAGCCAGGCGCGCGACGACGCTTGGGGCGCGGACCGGTGTTCCTCCCGCCGTCACGACACGAAACCGACGCCCAACGCACCGCAGCACTCTACCGCGGTTGGGCCCTCCCGGTCTCCTTCTTCGACACGCTGGGGCGGCCGCTCGCGCGACGATGGTCCACAAAAGCGCTTCGCGCCGACTCCCGAAAGAGGCGGCGCGAAACTCGCAGTCTTCGGCGCGAGGAGCGCCGAACCTCAGATCACTCTTCGGGAGCCGATTCGGTGAGGCTCGGCGCCACGTTGAGCGAGCCGTTCTGAACCTTGCCGACGATCGAGAACGTGGACAGCGTTCCGTCACCGTTCAAGTCGCCGTTCGCCGTCGCTTCGAAGGAGTCGGAGCCCGAAGCCACGCCCGCGGCCACGTAGTTGTACATGTAGTACTGGGGCTGATCCATCGAGAACTTGAGGCACGAGAAGCCCTTGTTGGTCGTGGAGTCGATGCTCCAGTCTTCACGCGGCTTCGAGCTCGCCTGGTACTTCTTGCCCTTGATGCCGTCGGCGCTGCTCGGGACCTTTGCGCTCGCGCTGTCGCAGAGCGCGCGGAGGATGCCCGTCGACGAGCCTTGGCCGAGGACCGTGCCGGACATGGCCTCTTTCTCGTAGGCCGTGATGGCGTCCTTGGAGACCTGGCCGAGTGAGTTGCGGGCTTCGGCCGTCTTGGCGTTGGCGAGGTACTTACGAACACCGTAGACGGCGAGGACGGCGAGGATGCCGACGATGGCCACGACGATCATGAGCTCGATGAGGGTGAAGCCTTGTTTGCCCTTGCGAAT contains the following coding sequences:
- a CDS encoding type II secretion system protein, which gives rise to MRKGKQGFTLIELMIVVAIVGILAVLAVYGVRKYLANAKTAEARNSLGQVSKDAITAYEKEAMSGTVLGQGSSTGILRALCDSASAKVPSSADGIKGKKYQASSKPREDWSIDSTTNKGFSCLKFSMDQPQYYMYNYVAAGVASGSDSFEATANGDLNGDGTLSTFSIVGKVQNGSLNVAPSLTESAPEE
- a CDS encoding type II secretion system protein, coding for MRWASVSCRDGGRNTGPRPKRRRAPGFTLLELINALALTCVVAALGMYGTARWVRHSRTAEAIGSVQALAAAAADYYDKSDRDQPAGTKPEQGRAMRHFPPTSRASVPPSAEDVKGKRYQSNFADWSRSPWVELHFSMAQPQHYAYSFESQGRGREARATATAHGDLDADGNMSTFRLTVAPDDQFKAVVSPKLERENQED